GGATACACTCGATTACTTTTCTGCGGTTTTAAGCCAGCTTCACCTTCTGACTGGTACTGAAAAATCCATCTCCTCACTAGTTTCTGATCAACTTCCAGAGTGTTTGCTATATCGGCTATGCGCATGCTTTTGGCCAAATACCTCTTGCAAGCATCTATCTTCAAAGTGGCCGATACTTTTTCTTTATGTGGCA
This sequence is a window from Anaeromusa acidaminophila DSM 3853. Protein-coding genes within it:
- a CDS encoding helix-turn-helix domain-containing protein; the encoded protein is MPHKEKVSATLKIDACKRYLAKSMRIADIANTLEVDQKLVRRWIFQYQSEGEAGLKPQKSNRVYP